From the Corythoichthys intestinalis isolate RoL2023-P3 chromosome 15, ASM3026506v1, whole genome shotgun sequence genome, one window contains:
- the marcksl1a gene encoding MARCKS-related protein 1-A — protein MGAHMSKGDVAVEGNVAADPAAAKANGQENGHVKTNGDVSAKPEGDAAAADGNGTAEPAKEGEAGAGDAIEPAPAGEGEAKTEGEAPKDGKKKKKFSLKNSFKFKGISLKKNKKGSEEAKEEAASPAGEEKPEENGHTAKEVKEETPAAESKEGEAAPPEGETKDTEEAAPATEATPAEEAAAPAAASAEETTPAAPEGDASAE, from the exons ATGGGAGCCCACATGTCCAAGGGAGATGTAGCTGTTGAGGGGAATGTAGCCGCCGACCCTGCTGCCGCCAAAGCCAACGGCCAG GAAAACGGCCACGTCAAGACCAACGGTGATGTCTCTGCTAAGCCAGAAGGGGATGCGGCTGCCGCAGATGGCAACGGCACAGCCGAGCCAGCTAAGGAGGGAGAGGCCGGTGCCGGGGATGCCATTGAACCCGCTCCCGCGGGAGAGGGCGAGGCCAAGACAGAGGGTGAGGCGCCCAAGGAtggaaagaagaaaaagaagttcTCTCTGAAGAACTCCTTCAAGTTCAAGGGCATCTcactaaagaaaaacaagaaggGCAGCGAAGAGGCCAAGGAGGAGGCCGCCTCCCCCGCGGGCGAGGAGAAGCCTGAGGAGAATGGCCACACGGCTAAGGAAGTCAAAGAAGAGACGCCAGCCGCCGAGTCTAAGGAGGGCGAGGCCGCCCCTCCAGAGGGAGAGACCAAGGACACCGAGGAGGCCGCTCCGGCCACGGAGGCTACTCCGGCCGAGGAAGCCGCCGCACCTGCCGCCGCCTCTGCTGAGGAAACGACACCTGCGGCCCCTGAGGGCGACGCCAGTGCGGAGTGA